In Thermococcus camini, a genomic segment contains:
- a CDS encoding HemK2/MTQ2 family protein methyltransferase, protein MPTYYGIELKLHPQVYEPAEDTFLLAENLAVREGDLALDVGTGTGLIALLMARKARFVLGVDINPLAVELAGENAELNGIKNVEFRMSDLFENVSGKFDVITFNAPYLPGEPEEPIDLALVGGEGGREVLDRFIREVRDYLKPGGTVQIVQSSITGVEETLGRLEKAGLRGKIAARVHVFFEDIVLINATTQGGDV, encoded by the coding sequence ATGCCCACCTACTACGGCATCGAGCTCAAGCTCCACCCTCAGGTCTACGAGCCGGCGGAGGATACGTTCCTTCTGGCGGAGAACCTCGCGGTTAGGGAAGGTGACCTGGCCCTCGACGTTGGAACTGGAACTGGGCTTATAGCACTCCTGATGGCAAGAAAAGCCCGCTTTGTTCTGGGAGTGGACATCAATCCGCTGGCCGTTGAGCTGGCGGGGGAGAACGCAGAGCTGAATGGCATCAAAAACGTCGAGTTTCGCATGAGCGACCTCTTTGAGAACGTTTCCGGAAAGTTCGACGTGATAACCTTTAACGCCCCATACCTGCCCGGCGAGCCGGAGGAGCCGATAGACCTGGCGCTGGTTGGCGGCGAGGGCGGCAGGGAGGTCCTCGACAGGTTTATTCGGGAGGTGCGGGATTACCTCAAACCCGGCGGAACCGTCCAGATAGTCCAGAGCTCGATAACCGGGGTGGAAGAAACGCTGGGAAGGCTGGAGAAAGCGGGATTGAGGGGAAAAATAGCCGCTAGGGTGCACGTCTTTTTTGAGGACATAGTGCTGATAAACGCCACTACGCAAGGCGGTGACGTTTGA
- a CDS encoding 30S ribosomal protein S27ae, translating into MAKGKKTSQKWKLYEVQGGKVKRKGKFCPRCGPGVFMAEHKDRWSCGRCGYTEWKRK; encoded by the coding sequence ATGGCTAAGGGCAAGAAGACCAGCCAGAAGTGGAAGCTCTACGAGGTCCAGGGCGGGAAGGTCAAGAGGAAGGGTAAGTTCTGCCCGCGCTGCGGTCCAGGAGTGTTTATGGCCGAGCACAAGGACCGCTGGAGCTGCGGCCGCTGCGGCTACACCGAGTGGAAGAGGAAGTGA
- a CDS encoding 30S ribosomal protein S24e, whose amino-acid sequence MEIKVTEIRENKLLGRKEIYFDVIHEGEPTPSRADVKGKLVAMLDLNPETVVLQYIRSYFGSRVSRGYAKAYESRERMLYIEPEYILIRDGLIQKEEE is encoded by the coding sequence ATGGAGATTAAGGTTACCGAGATAAGGGAGAACAAGCTCCTCGGAAGGAAGGAGATATACTTTGACGTCATCCACGAGGGTGAGCCGACCCCGAGCAGGGCCGACGTCAAGGGCAAGCTCGTTGCCATGCTCGACCTCAACCCGGAGACCGTGGTTCTCCAGTACATAAGGAGCTACTTCGGTAGCCGCGTCAGCAGGGGCTACGCGAAAGCTTATGAGAGCAGGGAGAGGATGCTCTACATCGAGCCGGAGTATATCCTCATCAGGGACGGCCTCATTCAGAAGGAGGAGGAGTGA
- a CDS encoding GTP-dependent dephospho-CoA kinase, producing MRFVLTPELRRELKDPLGELIRGKIPEPYLRLKGELERAGYVVTVGDVVTENVLKLGIRPSIAIYDHRTKRHEYNPDIETGSVVMTVQNPPGTITKALLNAIRKGFGLAARGRRVYIKVYGEEDLAAIPAVLYAPYGSLVLYGQPDEGVVLIKVTPECKLKCGKLMSKMEVIHDGD from the coding sequence ATGAGGTTCGTACTCACCCCCGAGCTTAGAAGGGAACTCAAAGACCCCCTCGGGGAGCTCATCCGGGGGAAGATTCCCGAGCCTTACCTCAGGCTCAAGGGTGAGCTTGAGAGGGCCGGGTACGTCGTTACGGTAGGCGATGTCGTAACGGAGAATGTCCTCAAGCTCGGGATAAGGCCGAGCATAGCCATATACGACCACAGAACCAAAAGACACGAGTACAACCCGGATATCGAGACGGGTTCAGTCGTGATGACCGTCCAGAACCCCCCCGGAACCATAACGAAAGCTTTATTAAACGCAATCAGAAAGGGCTTTGGACTGGCCGCGAGGGGCAGGCGTGTTTACATAAAGGTGTATGGAGAGGAGGACCTGGCGGCGATTCCCGCCGTGCTCTACGCCCCTTACGGGAGCCTCGTGCTCTACGGCCAGCCGGACGAGGGAGTAGTGCTTATAAAGGTAACCCCCGAATGCAAGCTCAAGTGTGGAAAGCTCATGTCGAAGATGGAGGTGATTCACGATGGAGATTAA
- the spt4 gene encoding transcription elongation factor subunit Spt4, whose protein sequence is MAKERACRHCHYITTEDRCPVCGSRDLSDEWFDLVIITEPEKSRIAQKLGVEVPGKYAIRVR, encoded by the coding sequence ATGGCGAAGGAGCGCGCCTGCAGGCACTGTCACTACATAACGACCGAGGACCGCTGCCCGGTCTGCGGCAGCAGGGACCTCAGCGACGAGTGGTTCGACCTCGTCATAATCACCGAGCCCGAGAAGTCGAGGATAGCGCAGAAGCTGGGCGTCGAGGTCCCAGGAAAGTACGCCATAAGGGTCAGATGA
- a CDS encoding DNA-directed RNA polymerase produces the protein MYKLLKIKDVVRIPPRMFTMDPKEAAKLVLRETYEGIYDRDEGVVLAVMDVEDIGQGVIVPGDGATYHEVVFDVLVWKPEMHEVVEGEVIDVAPYGAFIRIGPMDGLVHISQLMDDYVVFDEKNKQFIGKETNRILKLGDEARARIIAVSVKSRVIRENKIGLTMRQPGLGKRDWVEKEKRREAEE, from the coding sequence ATGTACAAGCTCCTCAAGATTAAAGACGTCGTTAGGATTCCACCCAGGATGTTCACGATGGACCCCAAGGAGGCCGCAAAGCTCGTCCTCCGCGAGACCTACGAGGGCATCTACGATAGAGACGAGGGCGTTGTTCTGGCGGTAATGGACGTTGAGGACATCGGGCAGGGTGTCATTGTTCCTGGAGACGGTGCAACCTACCACGAGGTGGTCTTCGACGTCCTGGTTTGGAAGCCCGAGATGCACGAGGTCGTCGAGGGCGAGGTTATCGATGTAGCCCCGTACGGTGCCTTCATCAGGATAGGCCCGATGGACGGTCTCGTCCACATCAGTCAGCTCATGGATGACTACGTCGTCTTCGACGAGAAGAACAAGCAGTTCATCGGTAAGGAGACCAACAGGATACTCAAGCTCGGCGACGAGGCGAGGGCGAGGATAATAGCGGTAAGCGTCAAGAGCCGCGTTATCAGGGAGAACAAGATAGGCCTCACCATGCGTCAGCCGGGCCTCGGAAAGAGGGACTGGGTTGAGAAGGAAAAGCGCAGGGAGGCTGAGGAGTAA
- a CDS encoding inorganic diphosphatase, which produces MNPFHELEPGPEVPEVVYALIEIPKGSRNKYELDKKTGLIKLDRVLYSPFFYPVDYGIIPQTWYDDGDPFDIMVIMREPVYPLTLIEARPIGIMKMEDSGDKDWKVLAVPVEDPYFEDWNDIDDVPKAFLDEVAHFFQRYKELQGKTTQIEGWGNAEEAKREILRAIELYKEKFGKKE; this is translated from the coding sequence ATGAACCCGTTCCACGAGCTTGAGCCCGGACCGGAGGTTCCAGAGGTCGTTTACGCTCTCATAGAGATTCCGAAGGGAAGCAGGAACAAGTACGAGCTCGACAAGAAGACCGGCCTTATAAAGCTCGATAGAGTGCTCTACAGCCCGTTCTTCTATCCGGTCGACTACGGAATAATCCCGCAGACCTGGTACGACGACGGCGACCCCTTCGACATCATGGTCATCATGCGCGAGCCGGTTTACCCGCTCACCCTCATAGAGGCGAGACCGATAGGCATCATGAAGATGGAGGACTCTGGCGATAAAGACTGGAAGGTTCTCGCGGTTCCTGTTGAGGACCCCTACTTCGAGGACTGGAATGACATAGACGACGTCCCGAAGGCCTTCCTCGACGAGGTTGCCCACTTCTTCCAGAGGTACAAAGAGCTACAAGGAAAGACCACCCAGATAGAGGGCTGGGGCAACGCCGAGGAGGCCAAGAGGGAGATCCTCAGGGCCATCGAGCTCTACAAGGAGAAGTTCGGAAAGAAGGAGTGA
- a CDS encoding DUF5305 family protein produces the protein MLFIVFGFYSVKLMSASPYMVTTHKIGTYREEGTLKHEAYLEPNDLYGYRLTMDNYPIPLVDRFLLTYTYRSQPPLNEGSYHIAVKAEYYVNKGSEEIVLWEEPLFDESGNLTDGRFSAEYVLDMKSFENTSKRISSELGVKRLKNRITIETTVTGTGSVGGREIRENFDHTIELVRDSTAELYYFTDTSKAEKRALTETVRTEKDASVLGITSDLGTAQTVTTVLALLMLIPLLGYVYTSRAPKDELSKIRPYVVKGAPGPVEKVVELKTPKDLETTFELIDKPILHYIEGDEEVYAIIDDGVSYEYRKPLPGEGKGAN, from the coding sequence GTGCTCTTCATAGTTTTCGGGTTTTATTCCGTGAAGCTCATGAGCGCAAGCCCGTACATGGTCACCACGCATAAGATAGGGACGTACCGGGAAGAGGGAACGCTGAAACACGAGGCATACCTCGAACCCAACGATCTCTACGGGTACAGATTGACAATGGATAACTACCCGATACCCCTGGTGGATAGGTTCCTGCTGACGTACACATACAGGTCGCAACCGCCCCTGAACGAGGGGTCGTACCACATCGCCGTGAAGGCCGAGTACTACGTGAACAAAGGCAGCGAGGAGATCGTCCTCTGGGAGGAACCGCTCTTCGATGAGAGTGGAAACCTGACGGACGGCAGATTCAGCGCGGAGTACGTTCTGGACATGAAGAGCTTCGAGAACACGAGCAAAAGGATCTCCAGCGAACTCGGTGTGAAGAGGCTGAAGAACAGGATAACCATTGAGACCACAGTGACGGGCACCGGAAGCGTCGGCGGCAGGGAGATAAGGGAGAACTTCGACCACACCATCGAACTCGTTAGGGACTCAACGGCAGAGCTTTACTACTTCACGGACACCAGCAAGGCAGAGAAGAGAGCGCTCACCGAGACGGTAAGGACGGAGAAGGATGCAAGCGTTCTTGGCATAACAAGCGACCTTGGAACGGCCCAGACCGTCACCACGGTACTGGCACTCCTGATGCTGATACCCCTGCTCGGCTACGTTTACACATCAAGGGCTCCAAAGGACGAGCTGTCAAAGATAAGGCCCTACGTGGTTAAAGGAGCTCCAGGCCCCGTTGAGAAGGTCGTTGAGCTTAAGACCCCCAAAGACCTGGAGACAACCTTTGAGCTCATAGACAAACCTATCCTGCACTACATAGAGGGAGACGAGGAAGTCTACGCAATAATCGACGATGGGGTGTCATACGAGTACAGGAAACCCCTGCCAGGAGAAGGGAAAGGGGCCAACTGA
- a CDS encoding COG1470 family protein → MRGTIAVLITIALASLVIVSSSGTFVSFGATREVKVQVVPHEQEYLGFDCEDGYAAVIEVNTNSELDFDALTVRNYLNDMKDVTITLHPDYSGLPAGVTMFIETEDGAVRTLASEEEYTFFGNVTVGNAEPGEYIIPVEMYATWNGGDASISTCPIKLIINGGPTIEKELLSGPLELPTHTYAEWTFRITVTNPGEEQTLTIKDVIPGEFEIESIDPSAGTYTVTQTGAAHHITWEVHLGAGESAHMNVTIYTKLNPAGKQEFTSCGDYILNEGAELVEYGITSESITVHATCDGGGDCDLCIMNRWISGVKHLPRDTAADYNTRTVVKNGGDERDLVVTQYVGSQFTLVNNIPTKGTVSTEVMEDGRTRVTWTLHLAHNEVARLNLYEHTDGIYTSSHRYVMLVSTPCVAGCECHGCAKYVYVYACGCHAGRDAPEAPDVYEDTEIESDCCTEACEG, encoded by the coding sequence ATGAGAGGGACCATTGCAGTACTGATAACAATCGCACTAGCGTCACTGGTTATCGTCAGCTCGAGCGGGACTTTCGTAAGCTTCGGCGCCACCAGGGAGGTAAAAGTCCAGGTGGTACCGCACGAACAGGAGTATCTCGGCTTCGACTGCGAAGACGGCTATGCCGCGGTCATTGAGGTCAACACCAATTCGGAGCTTGACTTCGACGCACTGACCGTTAGAAACTACCTCAACGACATGAAGGACGTCACTATCACGCTCCATCCCGACTACTCGGGGCTTCCAGCGGGGGTCACGATGTTCATAGAGACGGAGGACGGTGCGGTGAGAACCCTTGCGTCCGAGGAGGAATACACGTTCTTCGGAAACGTGACCGTGGGGAACGCGGAACCGGGTGAGTACATAATCCCGGTTGAGATGTACGCAACATGGAACGGCGGGGATGCATCGATATCCACCTGCCCGATAAAGCTGATCATCAATGGAGGACCCACCATAGAGAAGGAGCTCCTGAGCGGACCGCTTGAGCTTCCAACGCACACATACGCGGAGTGGACGTTCAGAATCACCGTGACGAACCCAGGAGAGGAGCAGACGCTTACGATAAAGGACGTGATTCCGGGGGAGTTCGAGATTGAGTCCATAGACCCGAGCGCTGGAACGTACACGGTAACACAGACCGGGGCGGCGCATCACATCACCTGGGAGGTTCACCTCGGGGCGGGTGAGAGCGCCCACATGAACGTGACGATATACACCAAACTCAACCCTGCGGGCAAGCAGGAGTTCACGTCCTGCGGGGACTACATCCTGAACGAAGGGGCCGAGCTGGTGGAATACGGCATCACAAGTGAGAGCATAACCGTCCACGCAACCTGTGATGGGGGAGGAGACTGCGACCTGTGCATAATGAACCGCTGGATCAGCGGGGTTAAGCACCTACCCCGGGACACTGCCGCGGATTACAACACAAGAACCGTAGTGAAAAACGGGGGCGACGAGAGGGACCTGGTCGTGACCCAGTACGTTGGTTCCCAGTTCACCCTGGTGAACAACATACCGACAAAGGGGACGGTTTCCACTGAGGTCATGGAGGACGGGAGGACGCGCGTTACCTGGACACTCCACCTGGCCCACAACGAGGTCGCCAGACTCAACCTCTACGAACACACGGACGGAATCTACACAAGCTCACACAGGTACGTTATGCTGGTCAGCACCCCCTGCGTTGCAGGATGTGAATGTCATGGCTGCGCCAAGTACGTTTACGTCTACGCGTGCGGCTGCCACGCCGGCAGGGACGCTCCGGAGGCACCGGACGTCTACGAAGACACTGAAATCGAATCTGACTGTTGCACGGAGGCATGTGAAGGATGA
- a CDS encoding signal peptidase I, translating to MNTLVEYAVLAVLGVLVIGSLAGALLDRPVFMSYAYSGSMTPTIDKGDLFFINPLARNPDVGDVIVFKVGSTWTVHRVVAITEDGYITRGDNNVASDQQSHNIPPIKKDQIGGTVIAPGGHVITVPKVGNYIESGLSDRGKILLGAILIVVGILAFGSSEAVRGGKRKRFFTLKFRTLFMLASAFLLLMVAISIFVSWEVIPIEYSVTSAGGAREGWYQPGEEFQTEITVKNNNLYPMRYYVSVQEPVTGVSSEEFGLSRGGEEDFTITILAPQKTSVYSTKVKVNAYPPVLPDSVMDTLYRVHPMVPLLAILAVISAFLGAMYVLSGIGNEDVVRIRRRRHSKHRGIPEVFKV from the coding sequence ATGAATACCCTCGTGGAGTACGCGGTCCTCGCGGTTCTCGGAGTGCTGGTCATAGGTTCTCTCGCAGGAGCCCTTCTTGACAGGCCGGTTTTCATGTCCTACGCTTACTCGGGGAGCATGACGCCCACCATAGATAAGGGCGACCTGTTCTTCATCAACCCCCTAGCGAGAAACCCCGACGTCGGGGACGTCATAGTGTTCAAGGTAGGGAGCACGTGGACCGTCCACAGGGTGGTCGCGATAACCGAAGACGGGTACATAACTAGGGGCGATAACAACGTGGCCAGCGACCAGCAGAGCCACAACATACCCCCAATAAAGAAAGATCAGATTGGAGGGACTGTAATAGCGCCAGGCGGCCACGTGATAACCGTGCCGAAGGTCGGCAACTACATCGAGAGCGGCCTCTCGGACAGGGGCAAGATACTCCTCGGGGCCATCCTGATAGTCGTCGGGATACTGGCCTTCGGGAGCAGTGAAGCGGTGAGAGGAGGAAAAAGAAAGCGGTTTTTCACCCTGAAGTTCAGAACGCTCTTCATGCTTGCCTCCGCATTCCTGCTGTTGATGGTGGCCATCTCAATCTTCGTCTCCTGGGAAGTAATACCTATAGAGTACTCGGTAACGTCCGCCGGCGGGGCAAGGGAGGGCTGGTACCAGCCAGGGGAAGAGTTCCAGACCGAAATTACGGTGAAGAACAACAACCTGTACCCGATGAGGTACTACGTCTCAGTCCAAGAGCCCGTAACCGGAGTCTCAAGCGAGGAGTTCGGCCTATCCAGGGGCGGAGAAGAGGACTTTACCATCACCATATTGGCGCCACAGAAAACGTCGGTGTACTCCACCAAGGTCAAGGTTAATGCGTACCCCCCTGTACTTCCCGACTCAGTGATGGACACCCTCTACCGGGTACACCCGATGGTACCCCTGCTGGCGATCCTTGCAGTCATTTCGGCTTTCCTCGGAGCGATGTACGTACTCTCGGGGATAGGGAACGAAGACGTGGTTAGAATCAGAAGGAGGAGGCATTCCAAACACAGGGGAATACCGGAGGTGTTTAAGGTATGA
- a CDS encoding DUF1102 domain-containing protein, producing MGTKTEVIAGIGIMVILLIGVGGLHSSGPITVVYATPDGEEFSLDSPAPPYSYLDNGVLVVDISPDSPFYPGDGEGLSVNSTYVFDGVFIIENNQSETGYDTICVRVSSDSSNLGFFEGAFGGSWADVIEVTLGAEESAEIGMMVNTTGLQLGDYLSEITIEAWGGSCG from the coding sequence ATGGGAACAAAAACAGAAGTCATTGCAGGCATTGGAATCATGGTAATTCTGCTCATAGGAGTCGGGGGACTCCATTCCTCCGGCCCGATTACGGTAGTTTACGCAACCCCAGATGGGGAAGAGTTCTCTTTGGATTCCCCCGCCCCCCCGTATTCATACCTGGATAACGGTGTTCTTGTCGTTGATATATCCCCTGACAGCCCGTTCTATCCGGGCGATGGAGAGGGACTGAGCGTTAACAGTACTTACGTTTTTGATGGGGTATTCATAATAGAGAACAACCAGAGCGAGACAGGTTACGATACAATATGCGTGAGGGTAAGCTCGGACTCCTCGAACCTGGGGTTCTTTGAGGGCGCGTTCGGCGGAAGCTGGGCGGACGTCATTGAGGTCACCCTCGGGGCGGAAGAGAGCGCCGAGATAGGCATGATGGTGAACACCACCGGGCTTCAGCTCGGGGATTACTTGAGTGAAATAACAATAGAGGCCTGGGGAGGAAGCTGCGGATGA
- a CDS encoding DUF1102 domain-containing protein, translating into MKKIIGLFVLIAGLLIAVTASSANFAYFEADRNVHIQIVPDDNELIDLRPIQPYAYITDNGMLVIDLSHNNPNWEEGFGEGVSPNSTYVFEEVFGVSNDLWEQTPICMEITYSGGDEVTFFEGDYMPGQTVGSDHLFVTIMPGDVVTIGMIINTTGISAPDSLDGQIQFYAVAGECQS; encoded by the coding sequence ATGAAAAAGATAATCGGACTCTTCGTCCTTATAGCAGGATTGCTAATAGCAGTAACCGCGAGCAGCGCAAACTTCGCCTACTTTGAGGCGGACAGGAACGTTCACATTCAGATCGTCCCCGACGACAACGAGCTCATTGACCTCAGGCCGATCCAGCCCTACGCGTACATAACCGACAACGGGATGCTCGTCATAGACCTCAGCCACAACAACCCCAACTGGGAAGAGGGCTTTGGAGAGGGCGTCAGCCCGAACAGCACCTACGTCTTTGAGGAAGTCTTCGGCGTGAGCAACGACCTCTGGGAGCAGACCCCGATATGTATGGAGATCACCTACAGCGGTGGCGACGAGGTTACGTTCTTTGAGGGCGACTACATGCCCGGCCAGACCGTTGGCAGCGACCACCTGTTTGTTACCATAATGCCCGGCGATGTTGTCACGATCGGTATGATCATCAACACCACCGGAATCAGCGCACCCGACTCACTGGACGGCCAGATTCAGTTCTACGCCGTTGCCGGTGAGTGCCAGAGCTGA
- a CDS encoding DUF1102 domain-containing protein, producing MKKILALGMLGLMIAAAFALGTSATFRDYRVQRSSHIAVVPDDTELIDLTPVQPYAYINDGGQLVIDFSENNPNWPGHDNPDWAEYQGELEGYTGRGIGLSPQSRYNFDHVFNVSNHLWENKVIVVEVISSDPGKVSFYDPGENMYITNGNAIPYNSDTAAGDVCFYLEPGEALGVGMELAAGNSLGDYDVTVTIKAWPADDAPIDCGGAR from the coding sequence ATGAAGAAAATTTTGGCCCTCGGTATGCTGGGGCTGATGATCGCGGCGGCCTTTGCTTTGGGTACGAGCGCGACCTTCAGGGACTACCGCGTCCAGAGGAGCTCACACATTGCCGTCGTTCCCGACGACACAGAGCTCATCGACCTGACGCCCGTCCAGCCCTACGCGTACATCAACGATGGGGGGCAACTTGTTATTGACTTCTCTGAGAACAACCCGAACTGGCCCGGACACGACAACCCGGACTGGGCTGAGTACCAGGGGGAGCTCGAGGGATACACAGGCAGGGGAATTGGCCTGAGCCCGCAGAGCAGGTACAACTTCGACCACGTTTTCAACGTGAGCAACCACCTCTGGGAGAACAAGGTTATAGTCGTCGAGGTAATCTCCTCGGATCCCGGCAAGGTCTCATTCTACGACCCCGGTGAGAACATGTACATAACCAACGGCAACGCTATCCCGTACAACTCGGACACAGCGGCCGGAGACGTCTGCTTTTACCTTGAGCCCGGAGAGGCCCTCGGTGTTGGCATGGAGCTTGCGGCTGGAAACAGCCTGGGAGACTACGACGTGACCGTGACCATCAAAGCCTGGCCGGCTGACGACGCACCCATTGACTGCGGAGGCGCGAGGTGA
- a CDS encoding DUF7344 domain-containing protein, whose product MGATTAILGNDRRMLMVEFLQKSDGRAELRDIVEYIAEMEGDTDRKHRKSVYVSLMQTHIPKLEREGVVTFNHGVVTLLKIPDDVTVYMEVVNKHDISWSAFYMGTSLIFIAAGWYLGNPPLLLAAIVYLVISVVHHRKISRLI is encoded by the coding sequence ATGGGTGCAACGACTGCAATACTTGGCAACGATAGAAGGATGCTCATGGTGGAGTTCCTTCAGAAGAGCGATGGGCGGGCGGAGCTCAGGGACATAGTCGAGTACATAGCCGAGATGGAAGGTGACACCGACCGAAAACACAGGAAAAGCGTGTACGTCAGCCTGATGCAGACGCACATCCCCAAACTTGAGAGGGAGGGCGTCGTAACCTTCAATCACGGCGTCGTTACGCTCCTGAAGATACCGGACGATGTTACCGTTTACATGGAGGTCGTGAACAAGCACGACATCAGCTGGAGCGCCTTCTATATGGGCACCTCGCTGATATTCATAGCTGCAGGCTGGTATCTGGGGAACCCGCCCCTGCTCCTCGCGGCCATCGTGTACCTGGTCATAAGTGTGGTGCACCATAGAAAGATCAGCAGGCTGATCTAG
- a CDS encoding glycosyltransferase, which yields MKVSVIIPTYNERDNLEELFERIDGALKGYDYEIVVVDDDSPDGTWEFARSLAGEYPVKVIRRTEEKGLSSAVIRGFKEAAGTVFVVMDADLQHPPEVVPELLNAIEKGADIAIASRYVPGGGVKNWYWYRKLISKGAIMIGRLALPKIRDVKDPVSGFFALRRDVVEGAKLNPIGFKILMEILIKGRYKEVTEVPFTFGLRHAGESKLGTKTMVNYLKHVYRLMRWEGELDRLIKFTLVGLSGVVVNEGFLWAFVNFLGWDKILANIPATELAILNNFTWNDLWTFRDLQRKPLWKRIATFHVAALTGALVQWVIYVGLVYLGMNYLVANLIGIVVSFVVRFLVNRHVTWG from the coding sequence GTGAAGGTTTCTGTAATCATCCCAACATACAATGAGAGGGACAACCTGGAGGAGCTCTTTGAGCGGATAGACGGGGCTCTAAAGGGTTATGACTACGAAATCGTCGTCGTCGATGATGATTCCCCCGATGGGACCTGGGAGTTCGCCAGGAGCCTGGCGGGGGAGTACCCTGTGAAAGTTATCCGCAGGACTGAGGAAAAAGGGCTCTCCTCTGCGGTCATCAGGGGTTTCAAAGAAGCCGCCGGCACCGTCTTTGTCGTTATGGACGCCGATCTGCAGCACCCCCCAGAGGTTGTTCCTGAACTCCTGAACGCCATTGAAAAAGGCGCCGACATTGCCATAGCGAGCAGGTACGTTCCCGGCGGGGGTGTTAAGAACTGGTACTGGTACAGAAAGCTCATATCGAAGGGCGCGATAATGATAGGCCGCCTGGCGCTTCCAAAGATACGGGACGTCAAGGATCCTGTGAGCGGCTTTTTTGCCCTCCGGAGGGATGTTGTTGAAGGAGCCAAGCTCAACCCGATAGGCTTCAAAATACTCATGGAAATTCTCATAAAGGGCAGATACAAGGAAGTCACGGAGGTTCCCTTCACCTTCGGCCTGAGGCACGCCGGCGAGAGCAAACTGGGAACGAAGACCATGGTGAACTACCTCAAGCATGTTTACAGGCTCATGCGCTGGGAGGGCGAGCTTGACAGGCTCATCAAGTTCACCCTCGTCGGCCTCTCGGGCGTCGTGGTGAACGAGGGCTTTCTGTGGGCCTTTGTGAACTTCCTTGGCTGGGACAAGATACTCGCCAACATCCCGGCGACCGAGCTGGCGATACTCAACAACTTCACCTGGAACGACCTCTGGACTTTCAGGGACCTCCAGAGAAAGCCCCTCTGGAAGCGCATTGCCACCTTCCACGTCGCCGCCCTCACAGGAGCGCTCGTCCAGTGGGTTATCTACGTGGGTCTTGTCTATCTCGGCATGAACTACCTCGTCGCAAACCTCATCGGTATAGTGGTTTCCTTCGTCGTCCGCTTCCTCGTTAACCGGCACGTCACGTGGGGATGA
- a CDS encoding RAD55 family ATPase, with protein sequence MYVGEFLKSLDRTSTGVAGLDNLIGGGFVPGRVYLVVGPPGSGKTTLGVQFLVEGARNDEKGVYISIVQHPRIVTQDMLRYNFGLLAHVQAKRIVLHDLGEAIFGAGRRFSWNEILEMLLHIIKAENASRVVIDSFTSLEYAVVDPENKRMAVGRFIRKLHDMGVTCVIISEMLSSEAYTDEYYLADGVIVMHHFMRNYQMVRAIQVLKMHGVPHDSNLKKIRFTDEGLVVYPEAPF encoded by the coding sequence ATGTACGTTGGGGAGTTCCTCAAGAGCCTCGACAGGACATCCACCGGTGTCGCGGGGCTTGACAATCTTATCGGGGGAGGTTTTGTTCCGGGCAGGGTTTATCTCGTCGTTGGCCCTCCCGGAAGCGGTAAGACGACCCTTGGGGTTCAGTTTCTGGTCGAGGGTGCAAGAAACGATGAGAAGGGAGTGTACATCTCAATAGTCCAGCATCCCAGAATAGTCACGCAGGACATGCTCCGCTACAACTTCGGTCTTCTGGCCCACGTGCAGGCAAAGAGGATAGTACTCCACGACCTGGGTGAGGCGATATTCGGAGCGGGCAGGAGATTTTCCTGGAACGAGATCCTTGAGATGCTCCTCCACATAATCAAAGCGGAGAACGCCAGCCGCGTTGTGATCGATTCATTTACCTCCTTGGAGTACGCAGTGGTCGATCCGGAGAATAAAAGAATGGCCGTTGGAAGGTTCATCAGAAAGCTCCACGACATGGGGGTCACCTGTGTGATAATCTCCGAGATGCTCAGTTCGGAGGCCTATACTGACGAGTACTACCTGGCCGATGGGGTCATTGTAATGCACCACTTCATGAGGAACTATCAGATGGTTCGCGCGATCCAGGTTCTCAAGATGCACGGCGTCCCCCACGACAGCAACCTCAAGAAGATACGCTTCACGGATGAGGGGCTTGTGGTTTACCCTGAGGCCCCGTTCTGA